One region of Salinibacter grassmerensis genomic DNA includes:
- the trxA gene encoding thioredoxin, producing MAESANVITLTDDNFEDEVLDADQPVLVDFWATWCGPCRQIAPIVEELADEYEGQAKIGKVDVDENPETAQEYGVRSIPTLLFFKDGEAEEQVVGAAGKQPLKENLEALVGQPA from the coding sequence ATGGCCGAGAGTGCCAATGTTATCACGCTGACCGACGACAACTTTGAGGACGAAGTCTTAGACGCCGACCAGCCGGTGCTCGTGGACTTTTGGGCCACCTGGTGCGGGCCCTGCCGCCAGATCGCTCCGATCGTTGAGGAGCTGGCCGACGAGTACGAGGGCCAGGCCAAGATCGGCAAGGTCGACGTCGACGAAAACCCGGAAACCGCGCAGGAGTACGGCGTGCGGTCCATCCCGACCCTCCTGTTCTTCAAGGATGGAGAGGCAGAGGAGCAGGTCGTCGGCGCCGCCGGCAAGCAGCCCCTGAAGGAGAACCTGGAGGCGCTCGTCGGCCAACCGGCATAA
- a CDS encoding LptE family protein, with product MPSPPPTSPRRHAPGSPHLSRMGTRPLLCALLLLFGAGSLSGCTVYSFSGASIPSNLETISVPIAQDNTSSPVNRLGADLTDLLTDRFVDRTSLSLTTDNAGADAFLTARIQRYTNEPTGVSGDERATTNQVTIRVQVRYVDQTKDEELLSQTFSGSANYNPVEAGLDGERQAIQNALENVADDIFSTATSNW from the coding sequence ATGCCCTCCCCTCCTCCTACGTCGCCGCGTCGCCACGCCCCCGGCTCGCCGCACCTCTCTCGCATGGGCACTCGGCCCCTCCTGTGCGCTCTGTTGCTTCTCTTCGGGGCGGGCAGCCTCTCCGGCTGCACCGTCTACAGCTTCAGCGGCGCCAGCATCCCGTCCAACCTCGAGACCATCTCGGTTCCGATCGCCCAGGACAACACCTCCAGCCCCGTCAACCGGCTCGGCGCCGACTTGACGGACCTCCTCACCGACCGGTTCGTCGACCGCACAAGTCTCTCCCTGACGACCGACAACGCCGGCGCCGATGCGTTTCTGACCGCCCGCATCCAGCGCTACACGAACGAGCCCACCGGCGTCAGCGGCGATGAGCGCGCCACGACGAACCAGGTCACCATCCGGGTGCAGGTGCGCTACGTCGACCAGACGAAGGACGAGGAGCTCCTGAGCCAGACGTTCAGCGGCTCCGCCAACTACAATCCCGTCGAGGCGGGCCTCGACGGGGAGCGGCAGGCCATCCAGAATGCGCTCGAAAACGTGGCCGACGACATCTTTAGCACGGCGACCTCGAACTGGTAG
- the trxB gene encoding thioredoxin-disulfide reductase → MPAPFARLASTLSNTLMHQNGALSNGHQHPDLAAFEDVDFSEAETRDVVVIGTGPAGWTAALYTARADLNPLIFMGPEPGGQLTTTTDVENYPGFPEGLMGPEMMDRFQDQAERFGTESRYGTVTHVDFRERPFRLLIDGETPVYAQTAILSTGASARYLGLENEQRLIGKGVSACATCDGSFFRGETVAVVGGGDSAMEESTFLTKFAEKVYVLHRRDELRASEIMQQRAFDNDKIEFVWNTEVVDVLGENAVEGIEVINNETGEMRVMDDVTGFFLAIGHTPNTGPFNGWVEMNENGYIQTEGASTYTNVPGVFACGDAQDNTYRQAVTAAGTGCKAAIDAERWLSEHGAAEAQRPDAERQPVEA, encoded by the coding sequence GTGCCTGCACCATTCGCCCGCTTAGCTTCGACACTCAGCAACACCCTTATGCACCAGAACGGAGCCCTCTCAAACGGACATCAGCATCCGGACCTTGCGGCCTTCGAGGACGTCGACTTTTCGGAGGCGGAGACGCGGGACGTAGTCGTGATTGGAACCGGTCCGGCTGGCTGGACGGCGGCCCTCTACACGGCGCGGGCCGACCTGAACCCACTCATCTTCATGGGCCCGGAGCCGGGCGGCCAGCTCACCACGACGACCGACGTGGAGAACTACCCGGGCTTCCCCGAGGGACTCATGGGCCCGGAGATGATGGACCGCTTTCAAGACCAGGCCGAACGGTTTGGCACCGAATCCCGCTACGGAACCGTCACGCACGTTGATTTTCGGGAGCGTCCGTTCCGGCTCCTGATCGACGGAGAGACCCCAGTGTACGCCCAGACCGCCATTCTCTCGACCGGTGCATCGGCCCGGTACTTGGGGCTGGAGAACGAGCAGCGCCTCATCGGGAAGGGCGTGAGCGCCTGCGCGACCTGCGACGGCTCGTTCTTCCGCGGAGAGACGGTGGCCGTGGTCGGCGGTGGCGACAGCGCAATGGAGGAGTCCACCTTCCTCACCAAGTTTGCGGAGAAGGTATACGTCCTCCACCGCCGCGACGAGCTGCGGGCCTCGGAGATCATGCAGCAGCGGGCCTTCGACAACGACAAGATCGAGTTCGTCTGGAATACGGAGGTTGTCGATGTGCTCGGCGAAAACGCGGTCGAGGGCATTGAGGTGATCAACAACGAGACCGGCGAAATGCGCGTCATGGACGACGTGACCGGCTTCTTCCTCGCCATTGGCCACACGCCCAATACCGGGCCGTTCAACGGCTGGGTGGAGATGAACGAAAACGGATACATCCAGACCGAGGGCGCGTCCACTTACACGAATGTGCCGGGCGTCTTTGCCTGTGGCGACGCGCAGGATAACACGTATCGGCAGGCCGTGACGGCCGCCGGGACCGGCTGCAAG
- a CDS encoding SDR family oxidoreductase, translating into MFFLTGVPGFLGTRLLRRLAAAEPGASFLLLVQPKFEGRTHTLLADLGLADRATVLPGDITEPDLGLEGRYDAVAEQITRAVHLAAVYDLTIPRPVGWQVNVEGTRHVLDLLARSPNLERFGYVSSAYVSGERTGTVYEDELVHDAGFKNFYEETKYHAEVLVQDRMDEIPTLVFRPSIVVGDSKTGETDKFDGVYFVLNALRRLPRYTLMTRVGSGTEPVNLVPVDFVVDAMGHLLGADGHEGTVFHLTDPRPLTAQALMELLADLLDKRVAYVPVPPDLARAMMRTGVGRALGIAPELIDYFDHSSRYDASSTRAALDGTGIACPFLPDYASAMVAYARRHDARSSAMY; encoded by the coding sequence ATGTTTTTTCTTACCGGCGTCCCCGGCTTCCTCGGCACGCGCCTCCTGCGCCGCCTCGCCGCGGCGGAGCCCGGGGCCTCGTTCCTGTTGCTCGTCCAGCCCAAGTTCGAGGGGCGCACGCACACGCTGCTCGCCGACCTGGGGCTGGCCGACCGGGCGACGGTGCTGCCCGGCGACATCACGGAGCCGGACCTGGGCCTTGAGGGGCGCTACGATGCGGTGGCCGAGCAGATCACGCGGGCGGTGCACCTCGCCGCCGTGTACGACCTCACGATTCCCCGACCGGTCGGCTGGCAGGTCAACGTGGAGGGCACGCGGCACGTGCTTGATCTGCTCGCCCGGAGTCCCAATCTAGAGCGCTTCGGGTACGTCAGCTCCGCCTATGTCTCGGGCGAGCGAACAGGCACGGTCTATGAGGACGAGCTCGTCCACGATGCCGGGTTCAAGAATTTCTACGAGGAGACGAAATACCACGCCGAGGTGCTGGTGCAGGACCGCATGGACGAAATCCCGACCCTCGTCTTCCGCCCGAGCATCGTAGTGGGCGATTCCAAGACGGGCGAGACGGACAAGTTCGATGGGGTATACTTCGTGCTGAATGCGCTGCGCCGGCTGCCGCGGTACACGCTCATGACCCGCGTAGGCTCGGGAACCGAGCCGGTGAACCTGGTGCCGGTCGACTTCGTGGTCGACGCGATGGGCCACCTTCTGGGGGCGGACGGGCACGAGGGCACGGTCTTCCACCTCACCGACCCGCGCCCGCTCACGGCCCAGGCCCTCATGGAGCTGCTCGCCGACCTGCTGGACAAGCGAGTGGCGTACGTGCCGGTGCCCCCCGACCTGGCGCGGGCAATGATGAGGACGGGCGTGGGACGGGCGCTCGGCATTGCGCCGGAGCTCATCGATTACTTCGACCACTCGTCCCGGTACGACGCGTCGAGCACGCGGGCGGCTCTCGACGGAACGGGAATCGCCTGTCCCTTCCTGCCGGACTATGCCTCGGCGATGGTGGCGTACGCCCGGCGCCACGACGCCCGCTCGTCGGCGATGTACTGA
- the purL gene encoding phosphoribosylformylglycinamidine synthase subunit PurL, with translation MPDTLPQPPEVDRDLALGHGLTDDEYDEILDRLGRTPTFTELGIYSVMWSEHCSYKNSTALLKTLPTEGEQLLAEVGEENAGLVDVGDGKAVAFKIESHNHPSAVEPYEGAATGVGGIHRDIFTMGARPICALDSLRFGSLEESRVRYLFDGVVRGIGDYGNSFGVPTVGGEVYFEDAYEGNPLVNAMSVGVVDTDRTARAAAETPGHHVVLVGADTGRDGIHGATFASAEIDEDSEEDRPSVQVGDPFTEKLLLEATLEAIREGVVGGIQDMGAAGITSSAFEMSASGGTGMDLHLDRVPTRETGMTPYEIMLSESQERMLVVCEPGDEEALAEIYGKWDLNAQHIGTVTDTGRVRAYWDDDEVATLDPAHVAGDDVPVYERDTERPTYLEDTRAFTTEDVPDLAPSDVEDALTTLLGSPNIASKRWVHEQYDTMVRTNTVVGPGASDAAVVRLKGTGKGLAVKTDCNGRYVYLNPRRGAQIAVAEAARNVTCAGGTPVALTNCCNFGNPHDPEAYWTFAEAIEGMGDAGRALGTPVTGGNVSLYNEHPEGAIFPTPTIGMLGVVDDIDTQPTAAALQNEGDALFLLTPSDWRHPERTGGTEYLSTVHDRTAGDAPHLDLDEEVAVQSATQALIRDGIVQHAHDVSDGGLAVCLAESVIHSDGLGLEAGLPAADRLDAALFGEAQSRVVVSVQPDNTPALDTILADHDGVQAHRLGAVTTGDLRLSMGDETILSSSPEVLANPYEEAIPDAVT, from the coding sequence ATGCCCGACACGCTTCCGCAGCCCCCCGAGGTCGACCGGGATCTCGCCCTCGGCCACGGCCTCACCGACGACGAGTACGACGAGATCCTCGACCGGCTCGGGCGCACGCCCACCTTCACGGAGCTGGGGATCTACTCGGTGATGTGGAGCGAGCACTGCTCCTACAAGAACTCGACCGCCCTGCTCAAGACCCTCCCCACAGAGGGCGAGCAGCTGCTGGCGGAGGTGGGGGAGGAGAACGCGGGCCTCGTGGACGTGGGCGACGGGAAGGCCGTGGCATTCAAGATCGAGTCGCACAACCATCCCTCCGCCGTGGAGCCGTACGAGGGCGCGGCCACCGGCGTGGGCGGCATCCACCGCGACATCTTCACGATGGGCGCCCGGCCCATTTGCGCGCTCGACTCTCTGCGGTTCGGGTCGCTGGAGGAGTCGCGCGTCCGCTACCTGTTCGACGGCGTGGTGCGGGGCATCGGCGACTACGGCAACTCCTTCGGCGTGCCCACCGTGGGCGGTGAGGTCTACTTCGAGGACGCCTACGAGGGCAACCCGCTCGTCAACGCGATGAGCGTAGGCGTGGTGGACACCGACCGGACCGCGCGCGCCGCAGCCGAGACGCCGGGCCATCACGTGGTGCTCGTCGGCGCCGACACCGGGCGCGACGGCATCCACGGAGCCACCTTCGCCTCCGCCGAGATCGACGAGGACAGTGAGGAGGACCGCCCCAGCGTGCAGGTGGGCGACCCGTTCACCGAGAAGCTGCTCCTGGAGGCCACGCTCGAAGCCATCCGCGAGGGCGTCGTGGGCGGCATTCAGGACATGGGTGCCGCGGGCATCACGAGCTCGGCCTTCGAAATGTCCGCGTCGGGCGGCACGGGGATGGACCTACACCTCGACCGCGTGCCGACCCGCGAGACGGGCATGACGCCCTACGAGATCATGCTGTCGGAGAGCCAGGAGCGGATGCTCGTGGTCTGTGAGCCGGGCGACGAGGAGGCCCTCGCGGAGATCTACGGAAAGTGGGACCTGAATGCCCAGCACATCGGCACGGTCACCGACACGGGCCGGGTCCGGGCCTACTGGGACGACGACGAGGTCGCTACGCTCGATCCGGCCCACGTGGCGGGAGACGATGTGCCCGTCTACGAGCGCGACACCGAGCGCCCCACCTACCTGGAGGACACGCGCGCGTTCACTACGGAGGACGTGCCGGACCTCGCCCCCTCCGACGTGGAGGATGCCCTCACGACGCTCCTCGGCAGCCCCAATATTGCCTCGAAGCGCTGGGTCCACGAACAGTACGACACGATGGTCCGCACAAACACGGTCGTGGGCCCCGGGGCCAGCGACGCCGCGGTGGTGCGCCTGAAGGGCACCGGCAAGGGCCTCGCCGTAAAGACGGACTGCAACGGCCGCTACGTCTACCTCAACCCCCGGCGCGGTGCCCAGATTGCGGTCGCTGAGGCGGCGCGCAACGTCACCTGCGCCGGCGGCACGCCCGTGGCCCTCACCAACTGCTGCAACTTTGGCAACCCGCACGACCCGGAGGCCTACTGGACCTTCGCGGAGGCCATCGAGGGGATGGGCGACGCCGGCCGGGCCCTCGGCACCCCGGTAACGGGCGGCAACGTGTCGCTCTACAACGAGCACCCCGAGGGCGCCATCTTCCCCACCCCCACCATTGGCATGCTCGGCGTGGTGGACGACATCGACACCCAGCCCACCGCGGCGGCGCTGCAGAACGAAGGCGACGCGCTATTCCTGCTCACCCCGAGTGACTGGCGTCACCCCGAACGGACCGGCGGCACCGAATACCTGTCGACGGTCCACGACCGCACCGCCGGCGACGCCCCGCATCTCGACCTGGACGAGGAGGTGGCCGTGCAGTCCGCCACGCAGGCGCTCATCCGGGATGGAATCGTTCAGCACGCCCATGACGTATCCGACGGGGGACTGGCCGTGTGCCTGGCCGAGTCCGTAATCCACAGCGACGGGCTTGGGCTGGAGGCAGGACTCCCGGCGGCCGACCGCCTCGACGCGGCCCTCTTTGGGGAGGCGCAGTCGCGCGTGGTGGTCTCCGTGCAGCCGGACAACACCCCCGCCCTCGACACCATCCTCGCGGACCACGACGGCGTGCAGGCCCACCGCCTCGGGGCCGTCACGACGGGGGACCTTCGCCTCAGCATGGGGGACGAGACGATACTCAGCAGCTCTCCCGAGGTCCTGGCCAATCCCTATGAGGAAGCCATTCCTGACGCTGTGACGTAG
- a CDS encoding N(4)-(beta-N-acetylglucosaminyl)-L-asparaginase produces MSDDASSPSSSRRTFLKRAALAGAGAAALPQVASGESPSFDAGANGGPLVVASDNGAPAAERALAVMAEEGEALDAVIEGVNIVERDPDDITVGYGGIPNAEGTVQLEAGVVEGKTHRAGAVAVLEDIPVPSQVARLVMERTDHVRLVGAGAKEFAKMHGVETQDLLTEQARRIWVEWKENLSQEDNYLPPDSLKDPALGAKVREVQRHYGTIHCSALAPNGNIGSVTTTSGLFYKIPGRVADTSVVGAGLYADNDVGAAGSTGRGEANLKNLSSYLIVERMRAGDTPKEACLFACRRIAENTQVPRLLNARDEPNFGVRFYALRKDGEFGGAQMRGSGQMVVGDADGVRRVEIPGLFDEE; encoded by the coding sequence ATGTCCGACGACGCCTCCTCCCCGTCTTCGTCCCGTCGCACCTTTCTAAAACGCGCGGCGCTGGCCGGCGCCGGGGCGGCCGCCCTGCCGCAGGTTGCGTCGGGAGAATCGCCGTCGTTCGACGCCGGGGCCAACGGCGGCCCGCTGGTGGTGGCGAGCGACAACGGCGCGCCAGCTGCCGAGCGAGCCCTGGCGGTGATGGCCGAGGAGGGGGAGGCACTGGACGCCGTGATTGAAGGGGTGAACATTGTCGAGCGCGACCCCGACGACATCACGGTGGGGTACGGCGGCATCCCGAACGCCGAGGGGACCGTGCAGCTGGAGGCGGGGGTGGTGGAGGGAAAGACGCACCGGGCCGGGGCGGTGGCGGTCCTCGAAGACATTCCGGTGCCCTCACAGGTGGCGCGCCTGGTCATGGAGCGGACCGACCACGTCCGACTGGTGGGGGCGGGCGCGAAGGAGTTTGCCAAGATGCACGGGGTCGAGACGCAGGACCTTCTCACTGAGCAGGCCCGCAGGATCTGGGTGGAATGGAAGGAGAACCTGTCGCAGGAGGACAACTACCTGCCGCCCGACAGCCTGAAGGACCCGGCACTCGGGGCAAAGGTGCGCGAGGTGCAGCGACACTACGGCACCATCCACTGCTCGGCCCTCGCCCCCAACGGCAACATCGGCTCCGTCACGACCACCAGCGGGCTGTTCTACAAGATTCCGGGCCGGGTGGCGGACACCTCGGTCGTGGGGGCGGGCCTCTACGCCGACAACGACGTGGGCGCAGCGGGCTCTACGGGACGCGGGGAGGCCAACCTCAAAAACCTGTCGAGCTACCTCATCGTGGAGCGGATGCGGGCCGGCGACACGCCCAAGGAGGCGTGCCTGTTTGCCTGTCGCCGCATCGCGGAGAACACCCAGGTCCCTCGACTCCTCAATGCACGGGACGAGCCGAACTTCGGCGTCCGGTTCTACGCGCTTCGGAAAGACGGTGAGTTTGGCGGGGCGCAGATGCGGGGCAGCGGCCAGATGGTGGTAGGCGACGCCGACGGGGTCCGCCGGGTCGAGATCCCGGGGCTTTTCGACGAAGAATAG
- a CDS encoding sigma-54 interaction domain-containing protein, with protein sequence MDRTSIQERFGIVGESDVIKNVIDQARQVADTDITVLLQGESGVGKELISQVLHELSMRRHEKMVVVNCGAIPEGLIESELFGAEKGAYTGAVEERVGYFEEADDSTIFLDEIGEMPMEAQVRLLRVLETGQFTRVGASQQQQVDVRIVAATNKDLAEEVQKGNFRKDLYYRLSTVLIDIPPLRERPDDILPIFDTFLHEFSQEYSSSRKRLTEDAEELLESYRWPGNVRELRNIAEQVAVLMRTNEVSADDLRPLLRDLGQASTSTGLMRVEPDPQEPDAGVGTEDDLRQRELLYRAILEMRMDMRNLKERIDSLMSNVGVVVPREVAERGDFPSDYDDFVVVNSEDGPATSRPHREREQRGGGKVDSMMRDVIYEVEESGPARPTRPRPDRPSAPEPGSPPSAEPEAEIEADPAKDPDQETADELPTLEESEKQLISRALRRFDGNRRKTADALGISERTLYRKLKDIDEDL encoded by the coding sequence ATGGACCGCACCTCCATTCAGGAACGCTTCGGCATCGTCGGCGAGTCCGACGTCATCAAGAACGTGATCGACCAGGCCCGGCAGGTGGCCGACACGGACATCACCGTGCTCCTGCAGGGCGAGAGCGGCGTCGGCAAGGAGCTCATCTCTCAGGTGCTGCACGAGCTCTCGATGCGCCGCCACGAGAAGATGGTGGTGGTCAACTGCGGGGCCATTCCGGAGGGCCTCATCGAGAGCGAACTGTTCGGTGCCGAAAAGGGAGCCTACACCGGAGCCGTCGAGGAGCGTGTCGGCTACTTCGAGGAGGCGGACGACAGCACCATCTTTCTCGACGAGATCGGCGAGATGCCCATGGAGGCACAGGTACGCCTCCTCCGTGTGCTCGAGACCGGCCAGTTTACCCGCGTCGGCGCGTCTCAGCAGCAGCAGGTCGATGTCCGCATCGTGGCGGCGACGAACAAGGACCTCGCCGAGGAGGTGCAGAAGGGCAATTTCCGCAAGGACCTGTACTACCGCCTGAGCACGGTCCTCATCGACATTCCGCCGCTGCGGGAGCGTCCGGACGACATCCTGCCCATCTTTGATACGTTCCTCCACGAGTTCTCGCAGGAGTACAGCTCGTCCCGCAAGCGGCTCACGGAGGACGCGGAGGAGCTCCTCGAGTCGTACCGCTGGCCGGGCAATGTGCGCGAGCTCCGAAACATCGCCGAGCAGGTGGCGGTCCTGATGCGCACGAATGAAGTGTCGGCCGACGACCTGCGCCCCCTTCTCCGCGACCTCGGGCAGGCCTCGACCTCGACGGGCCTGATGCGGGTGGAGCCCGATCCCCAAGAGCCGGACGCGGGCGTCGGCACCGAAGACGATCTTCGCCAGCGTGAGTTGCTGTACCGCGCCATTCTGGAGATGCGCATGGACATGCGCAACCTGAAAGAGCGGATCGACTCCCTCATGTCGAACGTGGGCGTCGTGGTGCCCCGCGAGGTGGCCGAGCGCGGGGACTTCCCAAGCGACTACGACGACTTCGTGGTCGTGAACAGCGAGGACGGCCCCGCGACCTCCCGCCCTCACCGCGAGCGCGAGCAGCGGGGCGGGGGCAAGGTCGACTCCATGATGCGGGACGTCATCTACGAGGTGGAGGAGAGTGGCCCCGCCCGGCCTACGAGGCCCCGCCCGGATCGCCCCTCGGCGCCTGAGCCGGGGTCGCCGCCCTCCGCGGAGCCCGAGGCCGAAATTGAGGCGGACCCGGCCAAGGACCCGGATCAGGAGACGGCGGACGAACTGCCCACGCTCGAGGAGTCCGAAAAACAGCTCATTAGCCGCGCCCTCAGGCGGTTTGATGGCAACCGCCGCAAAACGGCCGACGCGCTCGGCATTAGCGAACGCACCCTCTACCGCAAGCTCAAAGACATCGACGAAGACCTGTAG